One region of Culex pipiens pallens isolate TS chromosome 2, TS_CPP_V2, whole genome shotgun sequence genomic DNA includes:
- the LOC120419445 gene encoding rRNA N6-adenosine-methyltransferase ZCCHC4 isoform X2 has translation MAPIKVVLDDFSKNPSCQHGPTVLLQRTNGKGDLQDQFYACTASRDGKCSLEVQKPPTAENIISNRRTYIKSSNPVDTKEPTRHLAPLSFDGEEAQYFFTNRALSCFESIFTQIGITKVLCIGAPRLHEHLLQKTSIDSMLLDIDDRFHDFYSNRHFIHYNMFNHFFFRGKCDEEMFERYLKHVEPSSRICIFTDPPFGCRTELLANTIQTINQMYNHINSFVQQVLPTFWIFPYFMETYIRQEMPSMEMADYQVNYTNHEKYREGSKAIKNGSPVRMFTNVPLGMIRLPTGEGYKYCQKCDKSVLKSNSHCSICKACTSKNGAPYKHCSKCHICVKTNYVHCGKCGRCAQVEGHNCQQYKRMVSCRICLGRGHVEKGCSFWKRYGISRMFQVGCAVCGGKAHILRDCAKRKVLTKEVYFLGKYHNEINEPI, from the exons ATGG CCCCAATAAAAGTAGTATTGGatgatttctcaaaaaatccTTCTTGTCAGCATGGTCCAACAGTTTTGTTACAACGAACTAATGGAAAAGGTGATCTCCAGGATCAGTTTTACGCTTGTACAGCATCTCGAGATGGAAAGTGTTCTTTGGAG GTACAAAAGCCGCCCACAGCTGAAAACATCATTTCCAACAGAAGGACTTACATAAAAAGCTCTAATCCGGTGGACACCAAGGAGCCAACTCGTCATCTCGCCCCGTTGAGTTTCGACGGTGAAGAAGCGCAATATTTCTTCACAAATCGTGCGCTAAGCTGTTTTGAGAGCATTTTCACACAGATAGGAATTACCAAAGTACTTTGCATTGGTGCTCCACGTCTGCACGAGCACTTGCTACAGAAAACGTCAATTGATTCGATGTTGCTCGATATTGATGATCGGTTTCACGACTTTTACAGCAACAGGCATTTCATTCATTACAATATGTTTAATCACTTCTTTTTTCGTGGAAAATGTGACGAAGAAATGTTCGAACGCTATTTGAAACACGTCGA GCCTTCAAGCAGAATATGTATTTTTACTGATCCGCCGTTCGGATGTCGCACCGAGCTGTTGGCAAATACAATTCAAACAATTAATCAGATGTACAACCATATCAACTCTTTCGTTCAGCAAGTCCTGCCAACGTTCTGGATTTTTCCATACTTTATGGAAACGTACATCCGACAAGAGATGCCTTCCATGGAAATGGCCGACTACCAGGTCAATTATACGAACCACGAAAAGTACCGCGAAGGTAGCAAAGCGATAAAGAACGGATCGCCAGTTCGAATGTTCACAAACGTTCCCTTGGGCATGATCAGACTTCCAACCGGGGAAGGGTACAAATACTGCCAAAAATGCGACAAAAGTGTTCTCAAAAGTAACTCGCACTGTTCAATTTGCAAAGCCTGCACCTCAAAAAACGGAGCTCCGTACAAACATTGCTCGAAATGTCACATTTGCGTAAAAACAAATTATGTGCATTGTGGCAAGTGTGGACGATGTGCACAAGTTGAGGGACACAACTGCCAGCAGTACAAACGGATGGTGTCTTGTCGCATCTGCTTGGGTCGAGGTCACGTGGAAAAAGGTTGCTCATTCTGGAAGCGCTACGGGATATCCCGAATGTTTCAGGTTGGTTGTGCGGTTTGCGGAGGTAAAGCTCACATACTGCGAGATTGTGCGAAAAGAAAAGTACTTACCAAAGAAGTTTACTTTCTTGGAAAGTATCACAACGAAATAAATGAGCCAATCTAA
- the LOC120419443 gene encoding uncharacterized protein LOC120419443, whose translation MNKRIVQGVQYFVSNCTIHGLRYLGNRCNVPSKLFWLSMITCSFATMIHILLYMENDETVQIHVDTSYLHWNNTFPAVSICYTKGRSLNSISKFLDDYWVKTNTTKPAKAGNYYRVAQSYLFVNPNSNVEVRGAICEGMNATCNLNLETMQSIFFPQNCSEIFMDVKFLGKPYNCDDFFERFDTEMGPCFVANSIYSKSADKSYERLPMKYTTDCPTRTFEFRYKEIEAVSFMLYIHSSEELPYLLMPSVRLRKSGANMHYSLSTIEIFNYPDVKFEPIEKRECRFPFENISQHLPLENIYQTLEYSFTNCFLTKRIQIELEKCNCTLPTSPKEYKHKYCDFNGLICVSKADILGLTKKVLFNGEQSCIQSCLEMEINLIGENTIKLQDGNDPGLVQLEVVNVPTSRYERIVAKDSLDFIVSLGGVGGLFFGISLLSLIESMYLLLRKSV comes from the exons ATGAATAAACGCATAGTTCAAGGTGTTCAATACTTTGTCAGTAACTGCACGATACATGGATTGCGATATCTGGGCAACCGATGTAACGTTCCATCAaa GCTTTTTTGGCTTAGCATGATAACCTGCTCATTTGCAACGATGATTCACATTTTGCTGTACATGGAGAATGATGAAACGGTTCAAATTCACGTCGACACATCATATCTACACTGGAACAACACGTTTCCGGCAGTCTCGATTTGCTACACAAAAGGGCGGAGTTTGA ATTCGATAAGTAAATTTTTGGATGATTACTGGGTTAAAACAAACACAACGAAGCCGGCTAA GGCTGGAAATTACTACCGGGTTGCGCAAAGTTACCTATTCGTTAACCCAAACAGCAATGTCGAAGTTCGGGGTGCTATTTGTGAGGGCATGAACGCAACATGTAACTTGAATCTGGAAACGATGCAAAGTATT TTTTTCCcacaaaattgttcagaaattttCATGGATGTAAAGTTTCTGGGCAAACCTTATAATTGCGATGATTTTTTCGAGCGGTTTGATACCGAAATGGGCCCATGCTTTGTTGCGAACAGTATCTACTCCAA AAGTGCAGACAAATCATATGAAAGACTTCCCATGAAATACACCACAGATTGTCCAACGAGAACGTTTGAATTCCGATACAAGGAGATAGAAGCAGTAAGTTTTATG cttTATATTCATAGTTCCGAAGAGTTACCATACCTTCTGATGCCCTCTGTTCGATTGAGAAAATCAGGCGCAAACATGCATTATTCACTGAGT ACAATTGAGATTTTCAACTATCCGGACGTCAAGTTTGAACCTATCGAGAAGAGAGAGTGTCGATTTCCGTTTGAGAACATTTCCCAACATTTGCCTCTCGAAAACATTTATCAAACTTTGGAGTACAGTTTCACTAACTGTTTCCTTACTAAGCGTATCCAAATAGAACTCGAGAAGTGCAACTGTACGTTACCGACATCTCCAAAAGAGT ATAAGCATAAATATTGCGACTTTAATGGTCTCATCTGTGTATCTAAAG cCGACATCTTAGGATTGACGAAAAAGGTCCTGTTTAACGGAGAACAAAGCTGTATCCAGTCATGTTTGGAAATGGAGATTAATTTGATTGG TGAAAACACGATAAAACTGCAGGATGGAAATGATCCTGGCCTTGTACAACTTGAAGTGGtgaacgttcccaccagcaggTACGAGCGAATTGTCGCTAAAGACAGTTTGGACTTTATAG TTTCTCTAGGTGGAGTTGGAGGATTATTTTTCGGAATATCGCTACTAAGTTTAATTGAATCCATGTATCTATTGTTACGCAAATccgtctaa
- the LOC120419429 gene encoding prefoldin subunit 3, with protein MLDMENIKLPQLENNQKSYAGIPEAVFVEDVEAYMKQSGSEENVEKVLKSLDEQHSKYKFMEFNIISRKRRLRQQIPDLAKSLEMIKILRTQTEDRETQFLLSEQVFVKTCVPPTKTVCLWLGANVMLEYPLDEAEELLKQNKLSAEVNLKCLEHDQEFLRDQITTTEVNMARVHNFDVKKRQAKKAAEQ; from the exons ATGCTGGACATGGAAAACATCAAACTGCCGCAGCTGGAGAACAACCAAAAGTCGTATGCCGGCATCCCGGAGGCCGTATTTGTG GAAGATGTCGAAGCCTACATGAAGCAATCCGGCAGCGAAGAGAACGTAGAGAAGGTGCTGAAAAGTCTGGACGAGCAGCATAGCAAGTACAAGTTCATGGAATTTAACATAATCTCGCGGAAACGGCGCCTACGGCAGCAGATTCCGGACCTGGCCAAGAGCCTGGAGATGATCAAAATCCTGCGAACGCAAACCGAGGACCGGGAGACGCAGTTTCTGCTAAGCGAGCAGGTCTTTGTGAAAACGTGCGTTCCGCCCACGAAAACGGTCTGCCTGTGGCTCGGGGCGAACGTTATGCTCGAGTACCCGCTGGACGAGGCCGAGGAACTGCTCAAGCAGAACAAACTGTCCGCCGAGGTTAACCTCAAGTGTCTGGAGCACGACCAGGAGTTTTTGCGCGATCAGATCACTACAACAGAGGTCAACATGGCCAGAGTACATAACTTTGATGTGAAAAAACGCCAGGCCAAGAAGGCCGCCGAACAGTGA
- the LOC120419445 gene encoding rRNA N6-adenosine-methyltransferase ZCCHC4 isoform X1 produces MLQILIVYSFLKQFSAPIKVVLDDFSKNPSCQHGPTVLLQRTNGKGDLQDQFYACTASRDGKCSLEVQKPPTAENIISNRRTYIKSSNPVDTKEPTRHLAPLSFDGEEAQYFFTNRALSCFESIFTQIGITKVLCIGAPRLHEHLLQKTSIDSMLLDIDDRFHDFYSNRHFIHYNMFNHFFFRGKCDEEMFERYLKHVEPSSRICIFTDPPFGCRTELLANTIQTINQMYNHINSFVQQVLPTFWIFPYFMETYIRQEMPSMEMADYQVNYTNHEKYREGSKAIKNGSPVRMFTNVPLGMIRLPTGEGYKYCQKCDKSVLKSNSHCSICKACTSKNGAPYKHCSKCHICVKTNYVHCGKCGRCAQVEGHNCQQYKRMVSCRICLGRGHVEKGCSFWKRYGISRMFQVGCAVCGGKAHILRDCAKRKVLTKEVYFLGKYHNEINEPI; encoded by the exons AtgcttcaaattttaattgtatACTCGTTTCTAAAACAATTTTCAGCCCCAATAAAAGTAGTATTGGatgatttctcaaaaaatccTTCTTGTCAGCATGGTCCAACAGTTTTGTTACAACGAACTAATGGAAAAGGTGATCTCCAGGATCAGTTTTACGCTTGTACAGCATCTCGAGATGGAAAGTGTTCTTTGGAG GTACAAAAGCCGCCCACAGCTGAAAACATCATTTCCAACAGAAGGACTTACATAAAAAGCTCTAATCCGGTGGACACCAAGGAGCCAACTCGTCATCTCGCCCCGTTGAGTTTCGACGGTGAAGAAGCGCAATATTTCTTCACAAATCGTGCGCTAAGCTGTTTTGAGAGCATTTTCACACAGATAGGAATTACCAAAGTACTTTGCATTGGTGCTCCACGTCTGCACGAGCACTTGCTACAGAAAACGTCAATTGATTCGATGTTGCTCGATATTGATGATCGGTTTCACGACTTTTACAGCAACAGGCATTTCATTCATTACAATATGTTTAATCACTTCTTTTTTCGTGGAAAATGTGACGAAGAAATGTTCGAACGCTATTTGAAACACGTCGA GCCTTCAAGCAGAATATGTATTTTTACTGATCCGCCGTTCGGATGTCGCACCGAGCTGTTGGCAAATACAATTCAAACAATTAATCAGATGTACAACCATATCAACTCTTTCGTTCAGCAAGTCCTGCCAACGTTCTGGATTTTTCCATACTTTATGGAAACGTACATCCGACAAGAGATGCCTTCCATGGAAATGGCCGACTACCAGGTCAATTATACGAACCACGAAAAGTACCGCGAAGGTAGCAAAGCGATAAAGAACGGATCGCCAGTTCGAATGTTCACAAACGTTCCCTTGGGCATGATCAGACTTCCAACCGGGGAAGGGTACAAATACTGCCAAAAATGCGACAAAAGTGTTCTCAAAAGTAACTCGCACTGTTCAATTTGCAAAGCCTGCACCTCAAAAAACGGAGCTCCGTACAAACATTGCTCGAAATGTCACATTTGCGTAAAAACAAATTATGTGCATTGTGGCAAGTGTGGACGATGTGCACAAGTTGAGGGACACAACTGCCAGCAGTACAAACGGATGGTGTCTTGTCGCATCTGCTTGGGTCGAGGTCACGTGGAAAAAGGTTGCTCATTCTGGAAGCGCTACGGGATATCCCGAATGTTTCAGGTTGGTTGTGCGGTTTGCGGAGGTAAAGCTCACATACTGCGAGATTGTGCGAAAAGAAAAGTACTTACCAAAGAAGTTTACTTTCTTGGAAAGTATCACAACGAAATAAATGAGCCAATCTAA